In one window of Ruminococcus hominis DNA:
- a CDS encoding 3-isopropylmalate dehydrogenase, whose amino-acid sequence MKGSTKDIIQWHPAFHASIQIEFKDEAEKLTFDSEHLLSKKPMQMDELIIKVTGNEVIHKNIGRIFRRYNIVEYKSPDDYLTINDFYKVYGYCCFYQSDTEEVYKIPPEELTITFICNHYPRKMIQHLKDFRKLDTVRIEPGIYHITGDPFPIQLLVTKELNPNENRWLQSLRNDVSKPEEITTLLKEYEKNKSSKLYQAAMNVITRANWNAVKEVKESMCEALRELMADEFKEQEERVTEQVTEQVTEQITTQIIKNLYDTIKDVEKIASLLKMPVEQVERAIKK is encoded by the coding sequence ATGAAAGGAAGTACGAAAGATATCATTCAATGGCACCCTGCATTTCATGCATCTATTCAAATTGAATTTAAAGATGAAGCAGAAAAACTGACTTTTGATTCCGAACATCTACTGTCAAAAAAGCCAATGCAAATGGATGAGCTAATTATTAAAGTAACAGGAAACGAAGTTATCCATAAGAATATTGGAAGGATTTTCAGGCGCTATAACATTGTTGAATACAAAAGTCCGGATGATTATTTGACTATCAATGATTTTTACAAAGTATATGGTTATTGCTGCTTTTACCAATCTGATACAGAAGAAGTGTATAAAATTCCGCCTGAGGAATTAACAATCACATTTATTTGCAACCATTATCCCAGAAAGATGATTCAACATTTAAAAGACTTTCGTAAATTAGATACAGTTCGCATAGAACCCGGCATCTACCATATAACAGGTGATCCATTTCCCATTCAATTGTTAGTAACCAAAGAATTAAATCCAAATGAAAACCGCTGGCTCCAAAGTTTACGTAATGATGTAAGTAAACCTGAAGAAATCACAACGCTTTTAAAAGAATATGAAAAGAATAAATCTTCAAAATTATATCAAGCTGCAATGAATGTAATAACAAGAGCTAATTGGAATGCAGTAAAGGAGGTAAAGGAAAGTATGTGCGAAGCATTAAGAGAATTGATGGCCGATGAATTTAAAGAACAGGAAGAACGAGTAACCGAGCAAGTAACCGAGCAAGTAACCGAGCAAATTACAACACAGATTATTAAAAATTTATATGATACTATCAAGGATGTCGAAAAAATTGCCTCTCTTTTGAAGATGCCAGTTGAGCAGGTGGAGCGGGCGATTAAGAAGTAA
- a CDS encoding acylphosphatase — MGEVRKHIVFQGRVQGVGFRYTAKYMAQSLGLVGWVQNEWDETVTMEVQGRENLINKLLVGLNHGRYIEIEWMDAKEIPLEKESGFRVR; from the coding sequence ATGGGTGAAGTAAGAAAACATATTGTATTTCAAGGTCGGGTACAAGGTGTTGGATTTAGATATACTGCAAAGTATATGGCCCAGTCTCTTGGCTTAGTCGGATGGGTACAGAATGAATGGGACGAAACTGTTACAATGGAAGTACAGGGACGAGAAAATCTTATCAATAAATTGCTGGTCGGATTAAATCATGGGCGCTATATTGAAATCGAATGGATGGATGCGAAAGAGATTCCATTGGAAAAAGAATCTGGTTTTCGTGTGAGGTAG
- a CDS encoding threonine aldolase family protein, giving the protein MIRFNNDYNQGAHPAILSALQQTNQTSYAGYGEDEWCEAARKEIRKYLGETDNEIYFMIGGTQVNYTVITAALRPYQSVISADCGHINNHEAGSIEHTGHKVLIVPAENGKLTAKSIADEAAKYYEHGEAEYLTQPKMVFLSSPSEFGTTYKKEELMEIRKVCDKYGMYMYVDGARMGYWLTSDECDVTLADLADLADLFYIGGTKCGALLGEALVIINPKLRDHFKTYMKQSGGVLAKGWLLGLQFYELFKDGLYFEITKKANKFAMMMKAAFEKAGMSFYIESGTNQQFVILTKAQVEKLAEKFVFEFSHDVDENHVCVRFCTSWSTTEEDINILVDELNTMI; this is encoded by the coding sequence ATGATACGATTTAATAATGACTATAATCAGGGAGCACATCCTGCAATTTTATCAGCACTTCAGCAGACGAATCAGACTTCCTATGCCGGTTATGGTGAAGATGAGTGGTGTGAAGCGGCAAGAAAAGAAATCCGTAAATATCTAGGAGAAACAGACAATGAAATTTATTTCATGATTGGCGGAACGCAGGTGAATTATACGGTTATTACAGCAGCACTTCGTCCGTACCAGAGTGTGATTAGTGCAGATTGCGGACATATAAATAACCACGAGGCAGGTTCTATAGAGCATACAGGACACAAAGTGCTTATTGTTCCGGCTGAAAATGGAAAATTAACAGCAAAATCAATCGCAGATGAGGCGGCAAAATACTATGAGCATGGAGAGGCTGAATATTTGACTCAGCCGAAGATGGTATTTCTTTCATCCCCATCAGAGTTTGGAACTACATATAAGAAAGAAGAATTGATGGAAATCCGTAAAGTGTGCGATAAATACGGAATGTATATGTATGTTGACGGAGCAAGAATGGGATATTGGCTTACTTCTGATGAATGTGATGTGACACTTGCCGATTTGGCCGATTTGGCAGACTTGTTTTACATAGGAGGAACAAAATGTGGTGCTTTGTTAGGAGAGGCACTTGTAATTATAAATCCTAAATTGAGAGATCACTTTAAGACATATATGAAGCAAAGCGGTGGAGTTTTAGCAAAAGGATGGCTTTTAGGTCTTCAGTTTTATGAATTATTTAAAGATGGTTTATATTTTGAAATTACAAAGAAGGCAAATAAATTTGCAATGATGATGAAAGCGGCTTTTGAAAAGGCTGGAATGTCATTTTATATTGAGAGTGGTACAAATCAGCAGTTTGTGATTTTGACAAAGGCACAGGTGGAGAAGCTGGCTGAAAAATTTGTGTTTGAGTTCAGTCATGATGTAGATGAAAATCATGTGTGCGTGCGTTTTTGTACAAGCTGGAGTACGACAGAGGAAGATATAAATATATTGGTAGATGAGCTAAATACAATGAT